From Candidatus Binatia bacterium, the proteins below share one genomic window:
- a CDS encoding glycosyltransferase, giving the protein MSGGSPLSVLVASRNRSALLAELLRSIDAAAVVSGSPVQVIVADNGSGDDTPALLAAWSAALPERVSVRIDEPGKARALNRALERSTAPLLAFVDDDEVVTPEWVRSLLAFCGARPEYDAGVGSVLPPPSFTDPVLRERLDWYRTIAFFDGGPAVHDMDTLYGGNMVVRRRIFEAIGGFDERLGPGAQGGWEDIDLARRLLAAGFRIGYMPGTAVYHAVDPSRLTLDYFRHHCRVAARSAYRMSPRLWRRSAPRLLEALVAFGLASMLGRPRAREHARGRAIRHAEILKLRLTETRGVGSLRC; this is encoded by the coding sequence ATGAGCGGAGGTTCGCCGCTCTCGGTGCTCGTGGCGAGCCGCAATCGGAGCGCGTTACTGGCGGAGCTGCTGCGGAGCATCGACGCCGCGGCGGTCGTTTCGGGTTCGCCCGTACAGGTGATCGTTGCCGACAACGGCTCGGGAGACGACACTCCTGCGCTGCTGGCGGCGTGGAGTGCGGCGCTGCCCGAGCGGGTGTCCGTGCGCATCGACGAACCCGGCAAGGCCCGGGCCCTCAACCGTGCGCTCGAGCGCAGTACGGCGCCGCTGCTGGCGTTTGTCGACGACGACGAGGTGGTGACTCCGGAGTGGGTGCGGAGCCTTCTGGCGTTCTGCGGCGCACGCCCGGAGTACGACGCCGGCGTCGGCAGCGTGCTACCCCCGCCGTCGTTCACCGATCCGGTCTTGCGCGAGCGGCTCGACTGGTACCGGACGATCGCGTTCTTCGACGGCGGGCCGGCGGTACACGACATGGATACGCTTTACGGCGGCAACATGGTCGTGCGGCGCCGGATATTCGAGGCCATCGGCGGGTTCGACGAGCGCCTGGGGCCGGGTGCGCAAGGTGGCTGGGAGGACATCGATCTCGCGCGCCGCCTGCTCGCGGCCGGTTTCCGCATCGGGTACATGCCCGGCACAGCGGTTTACCATGCCGTCGATCCGTCGCGTCTGACCCTCGATTATTTCCGGCACCACTGTCGGGTGGCGGCGCGCAGCGCCTACCGGATGAGCCCGCGTCTGTGGCGTCGTAGTGCACCGCGGTTGCTCGAGGCCCTCGTCGCGTTCGGCCTGGCAAGCATGCTCGGGCGCCCACGCGCCCGCGAGCACGCTCGCGGCCGCGCCATCCGGCACGCCGAAATTCTCAAGCTGCGGCTGACGGAGACCCGGGGTGTCGGGTCTTTACGATGTTAG
- a CDS encoding HNH endonuclease, with amino-acid sequence MTDQWIPVLSPEEIRRERAKARALRTSQWWKRRIAQGICHYCGKQVPPRELTMDHLVPLIRGGRSNKGNLVPACKECNTSKKHHLAFEWTP; translated from the coding sequence GTGACCGACCAGTGGATTCCCGTCCTTAGTCCGGAGGAGATTCGGCGCGAACGCGCCAAAGCGCGGGCGCTGCGCACTTCGCAGTGGTGGAAACGCCGGATCGCCCAGGGAATCTGTCATTATTGTGGGAAGCAGGTACCGCCGCGCGAGTTGACGATGGACCACCTGGTCCCACTCATCCGGGGTGGCCGGTCGAACAAGGGCAACCTCGTGCCGGCCTGCAAGGAGTGCAACACCAGCAAGAAGCACCACCTGGCGTTCGAGTGGACGCCGTAA
- the folK gene encoding 2-amino-4-hydroxy-6-hydroxymethyldihydropteridine diphosphokinase, which produces MPHRAYIGIGSNLGDRAVNCATAIERIRALPRTRLLKVSSVYESEPHGDAKTWFVNAVIEIETELTAEDLLKKLLAIETAMGRKRVSGKRWGARVIDLDLLLFEAAIIEKRNLKVPHPEIPNRKFVLAPLAEVAPQLVHPKLGITVTEMLSTTRDRKRIHLMRPT; this is translated from the coding sequence ATGCCTCACCGAGCCTACATTGGCATCGGTTCCAACCTCGGCGACCGCGCGGTCAACTGCGCTACGGCCATCGAGCGGATCCGAGCCCTGCCACGGACCCGGCTCCTCAAGGTTTCGTCGGTGTACGAGAGCGAGCCGCACGGCGACGCCAAGACCTGGTTCGTAAACGCCGTCATCGAGATCGAGACCGAGCTGACCGCCGAGGATCTTCTGAAAAAACTCCTCGCCATCGAAACCGCCATGGGTCGCAAGCGGGTCAGCGGCAAACGCTGGGGGGCCCGCGTCATCGATCTCGACCTCCTGCTCTTCGAAGCGGCCATCATCGAGAAGCGTAACCTCAAGGTACCGCACCCCGAGATCCCCAACCGCAAGTTCGTGCTGGCACCGCTGGCCGAGGTCGCCCCGCAGTTGGTCCACCCCAAGCTCGGCATCACGGTGACCGAGATGTTGTCGACGACCCGCGACAGGAAACGCATCCACCTGATGCGGCCAACCTGA
- a CDS encoding LL-diaminopimelate aminotransferase, producing the protein MQTADRLKAIPPYLFMELRNKIARARAAGVDVISLAIGDPVEPTPAPVIDELARTARDPANHRYPTDEEKGMLAFREAVARWYADRYGVDVDPGKEILALIGSKEGCHHFVLARVNPSDPVLMTDPGYPAYRASILMAGGEPVNVPILPEHGYLPRLADIPSEVARRASAMFLNYPNNPTGATATVPFLRDLVDFARQYDIAICYDNPYSEVVFDGERPLSFLSVPGAKEVGVELNSLSKPFNMTGWRLGMALGNPDLIAAISQVKENTDSGVFNAIQYAGIAALNRCSDNIALMLAIYARRRQVVLDTLRDVGIRFTPNKGTFYLWVPTPRGQSSIEFATHLFEKAHIVVAAGTAYGPHGEGFVRFSLTIGDDRLAEAMRRLRAAVA; encoded by the coding sequence ATGCAGACCGCAGACCGCCTGAAGGCGATTCCCCCTTATCTCTTCATGGAACTGCGCAACAAGATCGCCCGGGCCCGTGCCGCCGGCGTGGACGTCATCAGCCTGGCGATCGGCGACCCGGTCGAGCCGACCCCCGCTCCGGTCATCGACGAACTGGCGCGCACCGCTCGGGACCCCGCCAACCACCGCTACCCGACGGACGAGGAGAAGGGCATGCTCGCCTTCCGCGAGGCGGTCGCCCGCTGGTACGCCGACCGTTACGGCGTGGACGTCGACCCCGGCAAGGAAATCCTCGCCCTGATCGGCTCGAAGGAAGGCTGCCACCACTTCGTACTGGCGCGAGTGAATCCTAGCGACCCGGTGCTCATGACCGACCCGGGCTACCCGGCGTACCGGGCCAGCATATTGATGGCCGGAGGCGAGCCGGTGAACGTGCCGATCCTGCCCGAGCACGGCTACTTGCCGCGGCTCGCCGACATCCCCAGCGAAGTTGCCCGCCGAGCCAGCGCGATGTTTCTCAACTACCCGAACAACCCGACCGGCGCCACCGCGACCGTGCCCTTTCTCCGCGACCTGGTCGACTTTGCCCGGCAGTATGACATCGCTATCTGTTACGACAACCCGTACAGCGAGGTCGTCTTCGACGGCGAACGGCCGCTGAGTTTCCTGTCCGTGCCCGGCGCAAAGGAGGTTGGGGTCGAACTGAACTCGCTCTCCAAGCCGTTCAACATGACCGGCTGGCGGCTCGGCATGGCCCTCGGCAACCCCGACCTGATCGCCGCCATTTCGCAGGTGAAGGAAAACACCGACTCGGGAGTGTTCAACGCCATCCAGTACGCGGGCATTGCGGCGTTGAACCGCTGTAGCGACAACATCGCCCTGATGCTGGCGATTTACGCCCGCCGGCGCCAGGTCGTCCTTGACACTCTGCGCGACGTCGGTATCCGGTTCACCCCGAACAAGGGCACATTTTATCTGTGGGTCCCCACGCCGAGAGGGCAGTCGAGTATCGAGTTCGCCACCCATCTGTTCGAAAAGGCGCATATCGTCGTCGCCGCGGGCACGGCTTACGGCCCGCACGGCGAAGGCTTCGTACGCTTCTCGCTGACGATCGGCGACGACCGACTGGCGGAAGCGATGCGGCGATTGCGGGCGGCGGTGGCTTAG
- a CDS encoding alpha/beta fold hydrolase: protein MARNESILDNPLGVATRFASGLQNAMEMARLGRLERSSTRTAYDVVHREPTFRLRHYAGAPAKRGHKRPAIILVPPLMISAEVYDISPEGSAVASLLAHDVDPWVVDFGAPERQEGGLRRTLADHVLAVSRAIDHVREELGTDAHLAGYSQGGMFCYETAAYRRCAGIASLITFGSPVDVQRQLIPGIPDEVAATIVRGAGRLVSASFARTSVPAWLSRTVFKLISPAKEIRNQLEFLTGLYDRETVTRREGQRRFLSSEGWVAWPGPALQEFVDQFVVNNRLFSGGFVIEGRTLTLADITCPVLTFVGTRDEIARPAWVRAIREAAPHADVYERTLDAGHFALVVGSKAMRDTWPTVVRWLQWRSGQGKRPASVLPAAAAATRPRATKMEPEPTAVAEVAVGLGRDLVGALGEVLGDGVQTLGTLARNAAYQLPRLARLSGVRRDTRIGMGLTLTEQAAAAPDSTFFLFGGRAMSYAASNRRVDAVVRGLIHIGVRPGEHVGVYMNSRPSALAVTTAINRLGAVAVLLRPDGDLRRELALGEVEHLIADPDHAAHARSVLGHTVYVLGGGAKPRTLAAGLYDMERIDPDTVGVPEWYEPSPGRSEDVAFVLFSGRGEGTRANRITNRRWALSAFGTASAAAMTSGDTVYNWTPIQHPTGLLVAISGALAGGARLALANGFDAASFWEEVRRYGASIVFYAGTMCHALVDAPADPSERTHPVRLFAGSGMPTPIWKRLVERFGPVGVLEFYASTEGNAILANVSGQKVGSVGRPLPGSADVAVADYDPRKCSLVHDASGFCRAVTPGKNGLLLARVDRERGALEAKPLRSVFEKGDAWYATGDLFNADADGDFRLVDHLADVIYHRSGPLPSVPIEEVVWEVDGVSLAAAYGVRLDGAGHEVPVAAVVMRRGARLDPELLHARVERDLGRHARPIVVKVVDHLPMTDGYRILKQPLRAAGITTRDCNDTTWWYDDAGRTYRPLDVKSLDRLKKRAAGTPGKATRRQPGRRKRAGSGG from the coding sequence ATGGCGCGCAACGAATCGATCCTCGACAATCCGCTGGGCGTCGCGACGCGTTTCGCCAGCGGTCTGCAGAACGCGATGGAGATGGCCCGCCTCGGCCGCCTCGAGCGTAGCTCGACGCGCACCGCTTACGACGTCGTGCACCGCGAGCCGACGTTTCGCCTGCGGCACTACGCCGGCGCGCCGGCGAAGCGCGGTCACAAACGTCCCGCGATCATCCTCGTCCCGCCGTTGATGATCAGCGCCGAGGTGTACGACATCTCCCCGGAAGGCAGTGCCGTCGCCTCGCTGCTCGCCCACGACGTCGACCCGTGGGTAGTCGACTTCGGGGCCCCGGAACGTCAGGAGGGCGGCCTGCGCCGGACGCTGGCCGATCATGTTCTCGCTGTCAGCCGGGCGATCGATCACGTGCGCGAAGAACTCGGCACCGATGCGCATCTCGCCGGCTATTCCCAGGGCGGCATGTTCTGTTACGAGACCGCCGCCTATCGGCGGTGCGCGGGAATCGCCTCCCTGATCACCTTCGGCAGCCCGGTGGACGTCCAGCGCCAGCTCATCCCCGGCATTCCCGACGAAGTCGCCGCGACCATCGTGCGCGGCGCGGGCCGGCTGGTGTCGGCGTCTTTCGCGCGCACCTCCGTTCCGGCGTGGCTCAGCCGAACGGTGTTCAAGCTGATCAGCCCGGCCAAGGAGATCCGCAACCAGCTAGAGTTCCTCACCGGCCTGTACGACCGCGAAACCGTCACGCGCCGCGAAGGTCAGAGGCGGTTCTTGTCGAGTGAGGGCTGGGTGGCCTGGCCGGGGCCGGCGCTGCAGGAATTCGTGGATCAGTTCGTCGTCAACAACCGCCTGTTCTCGGGCGGATTCGTGATCGAGGGCCGCACCCTGACCCTGGCGGACATTACCTGTCCGGTGCTGACCTTCGTCGGTACGCGCGACGAGATCGCACGGCCGGCGTGGGTGCGCGCGATCCGCGAGGCCGCCCCGCACGCCGATGTCTACGAGCGCACCCTCGACGCCGGTCACTTTGCCCTCGTCGTCGGCTCGAAGGCGATGCGGGATACATGGCCAACCGTGGTCCGGTGGCTGCAATGGCGCAGCGGCCAGGGCAAGCGTCCGGCGAGCGTTCTACCGGCCGCCGCCGCGGCGACCCGGCCGCGTGCCACGAAGATGGAGCCCGAACCCACCGCCGTTGCCGAGGTCGCCGTCGGTCTCGGCCGGGACCTCGTAGGGGCGCTCGGCGAGGTCCTCGGCGACGGCGTGCAGACCCTTGGCACCCTGGCCCGCAACGCGGCGTATCAACTACCGCGACTCGCGCGCCTGTCGGGGGTCCGCCGCGACACCCGTATCGGCATGGGCCTGACGCTGACCGAGCAGGCGGCGGCCGCCCCGGACTCGACCTTCTTCCTGTTCGGGGGGCGGGCCATGAGTTACGCCGCCTCGAACCGTCGCGTCGACGCCGTCGTGCGCGGACTCATTCACATCGGTGTGCGGCCGGGCGAGCATGTCGGTGTTTACATGAACAGCCGCCCCTCGGCCCTCGCCGTCACCACGGCCATCAACCGTCTGGGTGCCGTGGCTGTGCTGCTGCGTCCGGACGGCGACCTGCGCCGCGAACTGGCCCTTGGCGAGGTCGAACATCTCATCGCCGACCCGGACCACGCCGCGCACGCGCGATCGGTGCTGGGGCATACCGTTTATGTCCTCGGCGGCGGGGCCAAACCGCGTACGCTCGCGGCCGGTCTGTACGACATGGAAAGGATAGATCCGGATACGGTCGGGGTGCCGGAGTGGTACGAGCCGTCGCCCGGTCGTTCGGAGGACGTGGCGTTCGTCTTGTTCTCGGGCCGCGGCGAGGGCACCCGGGCCAACCGCATCACCAACCGGCGCTGGGCCCTGTCCGCCTTCGGTACCGCATCGGCGGCGGCAATGACCTCCGGCGACACGGTGTACAACTGGACGCCGATCCAGCATCCGACCGGGCTGCTGGTGGCGATCAGCGGCGCGCTCGCCGGCGGGGCACGCCTGGCGCTGGCCAACGGCTTCGATGCGGCCAGCTTCTGGGAGGAAGTGCGCCGTTACGGCGCCAGCATCGTGTTCTACGCCGGAACGATGTGCCACGCGCTGGTCGATGCCCCGGCCGATCCAAGCGAGCGCACCCACCCGGTGCGCCTGTTTGCAGGCAGCGGCATGCCGACGCCGATCTGGAAACGTCTGGTCGAGCGTTTCGGGCCGGTCGGAGTGCTCGAGTTCTACGCCTCCACGGAAGGCAACGCGATTCTCGCCAATGTCTCGGGACAGAAGGTCGGGTCGGTTGGACGGCCCCTGCCCGGAAGTGCCGACGTGGCGGTCGCCGACTACGATCCTCGCAAGTGCAGTCTTGTCCACGATGCCTCCGGCTTTTGCCGCGCCGTCACTCCCGGAAAGAACGGTCTGCTGCTCGCTCGCGTCGATCGTGAACGCGGCGCTCTCGAGGCCAAGCCCCTGCGCAGCGTGTTCGAGAAGGGCGACGCATGGTATGCCACCGGCGATCTGTTCAACGCCGACGCCGACGGCGATTTCCGGCTCGTGGATCACCTCGCCGACGTGATCTACCACCGCAGCGGGCCGCTGCCGTCAGTTCCGATCGAAGAGGTCGTATGGGAAGTCGACGGGGTCAGCCTTGCCGCCGCTTACGGGGTGCGGCTCGACGGCGCCGGCCACGAGGTGCCGGTGGCGGCAGTGGTCATGCGGCGCGGGGCCAGACTCGATCCGGAGCTGTTGCATGCCCGGGTCGAGCGCGACCTTGGACGGCACGCCCGGCCGATCGTCGTAAAGGTCGTGGATCACCTGCCCATGACCGACGGCTACCGCATCCTGAAGCAGCCGCTGCGCGCAGCCGGCATCACAACGCGGGACTGCAACGACACGACCTGGTGGTACGACGACGCCGGCCGAACCTACCGCCCACTCGACGTGAAGAGCCTGGATCGGTTGAAAAAGCGCGCCGCCGGAACACCCGGAAAGGCCACACGGCGTCAACCCGGCCGGCGCAAGCGTGCGGGGAGCGGCGGGTAG
- a CDS encoding TIGR04282 family arsenosugar biosynthesis glycosyltransferase, protein MARYPTAGQVKTRLARALGVEPATALYRAFLADLAARFGNGPRPLAWLFHPPTAPFAEVVGAGARCLPQRGDDLATRLRHAFEDLTTSAAGLMVIGADVPHIPADRLAAADSALAAADVVLGPTDDGGYYLVAMHSAYDVFSGVEMGTDRVLEQTRARCVALGLRLHLIAPWFDLDEVGDLERLRALLGSDPTMAVELAHTATVLASIRK, encoded by the coding sequence ATGGCTCGCTATCCGACCGCCGGTCAGGTGAAGACCCGCCTGGCCCGCGCCCTCGGGGTAGAACCGGCGACGGCACTTTATCGCGCGTTTCTTGCCGACCTCGCGGCCCGCTTCGGAAACGGGCCGCGGCCCCTGGCCTGGTTGTTCCATCCGCCGACGGCGCCGTTCGCCGAGGTGGTCGGGGCCGGTGCGCGCTGCCTGCCTCAACGCGGCGACGACCTGGCGACCCGGCTGCGGCATGCGTTCGAGGACCTGACAACATCTGCCGCGGGCCTCATGGTGATCGGCGCCGACGTGCCGCACATTCCGGCAGACCGACTGGCGGCGGCGGATTCGGCGCTCGCCGCCGCCGACGTGGTCCTCGGGCCGACCGACGACGGCGGGTACTACCTCGTCGCGATGCACAGTGCGTACGACGTGTTCTCGGGCGTCGAGATGGGTACCGACCGTGTACTGGAACAGACCCGTGCGCGCTGCGTGGCGCTGGGACTGCGTCTCCACCTCATCGCCCCGTGGTTCGACCTCGACGAGGTGGGCGACCTGGAACGGCTCCGCGCTCTCCTCGGTAGCGACCCGACCATGGCGGTAGAACTGGCGCACACGGCGACGGTGTTAGCGTCGATCCGCAAGTAA